From Mya arenaria isolate MELC-2E11 chromosome 12, ASM2691426v1, the proteins below share one genomic window:
- the LOC128210594 gene encoding solute carrier family 23 member 2-like produces MRIQAESVPLTNGELQGNHSPPTVMENAEGLSKGTLLNGHEPHVDIDITDEPLFHYDVFENPPVPLTIGFALQLEGSLMIAGVLHVLVGLTGIVGLLLRFIGPITVVPALTIMALYVFSATVRFAKAQWGITVLILITAENPIIEEGRTVAIALILSFYLKKFRTPLPFWTPARGFHIRWSHFHKMFSILIATLVGWALSAILTTTGVFQEGGEDSRDYYARTDTRTYIIYETNWFIFPYPGQFGPPGYDTGALITFILGTIGSIIDSIGDYYACVKVIEAPPPPKHAVNRGIAVEGFMSILAGWAGAAHATSTFGGNIGAIGITRVASLRVFQVLGLLFIIMGVIGKVGAVFITIPYSVIGGLQIINFGVLAGVMLSNLQFIDLGSKRNVTIIGMSMLVAMMMPHWVKTTENPINTGIEELNNTILMLLANPVFMAGFLACFLDNTMPGTLKERGIKAWQTELETGVDDETIMENKPTSVADADRRSKLIKILYVIPGFNRITKRFRWIRFIPVCQRYNPKLDD; encoded by the exons ATGAGAATACAAGCGGAATCCGTACCCTTG ACGAATGGCGAGCTCCAGGGTAACCATTCTCCTCCCACAGTAATGGAGAACGCGGAGGGTCTCAGTAAGGGCACCCTGTTAAATGGGCACGAGCCCCATGTGGATATTGATATTACAGACGAACCATTGTTTCATTACGACGTATTTGAGAACCCGCCTGTACCTCTTACCATCGGTTTTGCCTTGCAG CTTGAGGGCAGTCTGATGATCGCAGGCGTTCTGCACGTGCTGGTTGGGCTGACGGGGATTGTTGGACTTCTTCTTCGCTTTATTGGACCGATCACGGTCGTCCCGGCGCTGACAATAATGGCTCTGTACGTGTTCAGCGCTACGGTCAGGTTCGCCAAGGCGCAGTGGGGAATCACTGTTCT CATTCTGATTACGGCAGAGAACCCTATTATTGAAGAAGGAAG AACGGTGGCTATTGCTCTCATTTTGTCGTTCTACCTAAAGAAGTTCCGGACGCCATTACCGTTCTGGACGCCTGCTCGCGGCTTTCATATCCGCTGGTCTCACTTTCACAAGATGTTCTCG ATTCTGATTGCGACACTAGTCGGATGGGCGCTGTCGGCCATTCTGACAACTACAGGGGTGTTCCAAGAGGGCGGTGAAGATAGTCGAGATTACTACGCGCGTACAGACACACGAACATACATCATATATGAGACAAATTGGTTCATTTTTCCATACCCCG GACAATTCGGCCCACCTGGATACGACACAGGCGCACTGATCACTTTTATCCTCGGGACGATTGGTTCTATTATCGATTCCATTGGCGACTATTACGCATGCGTGAAAGTGATTGAAGCCCCGCCTCCTCCAAAACACGCGGTGAATCGAGGAATAGCAGTTGAGGGTTTTATGTCCATTTTGGCGGGGTGGGCAGGTGCGGCACATGCAACCTCAACTTTTGGAGGAAACATTGGGGCTATTGGCATCACGAGG GTTGCCAGCTTACGTGTGTTCCAAGTGCTGGGGCTTCTGTTCATCATAATGGGGGTGATCGGCAAGGTAGGGGCGGTGTTCATCACTATACCGTACTCAGTGATTGGCGGACTTCAGATCATCAACTTTGGCGTACTGGCAGGCGTCATGCTTTCAAATTTACAGTTTATTGATCTCGGGTCGAAGAGGAATGTCACCATTATTGGCATGTCCATGCTGGTGGCCATGATGATGCCACATTGGGTGAAAACTACGGAAAACCCTATCAACACAG GTATTGAGGAGCTGAACAACACGATACTTATGCTCCTGGCAAACCCTGTCTTCATGGCTGGCTTTCTGGCCTGCTTTCTCGACAATACTATGCCAg GAACTCTAAAAGAGCGCGGTATCAAAGCCTGGCAGACGGAATTAGAAACCGGTGTAGATGATGAAACCATCATGGAAAATAAGCCCACTAGTGTCGCCGATGCAGATCGACGGAGCAAACTCATCAAGATTCTCTATGTAATTCCGGGATTTAATCGGATCACGAAAAGGTTTCGGTGGATACGGTTCATACCAGTCTGTCAGAGATATAATCCTAAGCTGGACGACTAG